A genomic region of Nostoc sp. UHCC 0702 contains the following coding sequences:
- a CDS encoding glycosyltransferase family 4 protein produces the protein MENKKENINSASASILALGIGWFPKTPGGLERYIYELTHSLAANQDQVELCGVGLPEIELNVPIKLTNLASPDTAIWQRLWSIRTNFQKTRVSKPDAINLHFALYSFPILDILPKGVPITFNFHGPWASESQQETIDNKLSLFLKRQLIEKRTYNSCDRFIVLSKAFGKILHQDYQVPWSKIHVIPGGVNIDWFKPNLSSQEACQQLNWPDNRRILFTSRRLVNRTGVDKLLQAIASIKPKIPDVWLAVAGRGHMQATLEQQARDLGLENNVKFLGFLADEQLPIAYQAAELTIMPSQSFEGFGLAVLESLACGTPVLCTPIGGMPEILLPFSPELITASTEASAIAEKLEQILLGNLQIPSRQACRHYTITNFDWNKIAQQVRHVLLEDV, from the coding sequence GTGGAAAATAAAAAAGAAAATATTAATTCAGCATCTGCATCAATACTCGCCCTTGGAATAGGCTGGTTTCCTAAAACGCCTGGAGGACTAGAAAGGTATATTTATGAACTCACTCATAGTTTGGCAGCAAATCAAGACCAGGTAGAATTATGTGGAGTTGGTCTACCAGAAATAGAATTGAATGTACCAATAAAGTTGACCAACCTAGCTTCTCCAGATACTGCAATATGGCAACGACTGTGGTCTATTCGCACTAATTTTCAGAAAACAAGAGTAAGTAAACCTGATGCCATTAATTTGCATTTTGCATTATACAGCTTTCCTATTTTGGATATTTTACCCAAAGGCGTGCCGATTACATTTAATTTTCACGGCCCTTGGGCATCTGAAAGTCAGCAGGAAACGATTGATAATAAATTGAGTCTTTTTTTGAAGCGTCAGTTAATAGAAAAAAGGACTTATAATAGCTGCGATCGCTTTATTGTTCTCAGCAAAGCATTCGGTAAAATATTACATCAAGATTATCAAGTTCCCTGGAGTAAAATTCATGTTATTCCAGGTGGAGTTAATATTGATTGGTTTAAACCAAACTTATCCTCTCAGGAGGCTTGTCAACAATTAAACTGGCCTGATAATCGCCGGATATTATTTACATCCCGCCGTTTAGTAAATCGAACAGGAGTAGATAAATTACTGCAAGCGATCGCAAGTATTAAACCTAAAATTCCTGATGTTTGGTTAGCAGTTGCTGGTCGTGGTCACATGCAAGCTACACTTGAACAACAAGCCAGAGATTTGGGGTTAGAAAATAACGTTAAATTTTTAGGTTTTTTAGCTGATGAGCAATTACCGATAGCTTATCAAGCAGCAGAATTGACTATTATGCCTAGTCAATCTTTTGAAGGTTTTGGATTAGCTGTATTAGAATCTTTAGCCTGTGGAACTCCAGTTTTATGTACTCCTATTGGTGGAATGCCAGAAATTTTACTACCCTTTTCTCCAGAATTAATTACTGCTTCCACCGAAGCCTCAGCTATTGCCGAAAAATTAGAACAGATACTATTGGGAAATTTACAAATTCCTTCACGTCAAGCCTGCCGCCACTACACCATAACTAATTTTGATTGGAATAAAATAGCCCAACAAGTGCGTCATGTTCTTTTAGAGGATGTTTGA
- a CDS encoding glycosyltransferase family 4 protein, with the protein MKILFLDQSGKPGGAELCLIDIAKPYCDRSLVGLFADGPFRTLLQQHQIPVEVFATQPIQVRKQSNLIQAFLSLGQLAPLLAKVVQRASEHDLIYANTQKALVIGALASFLTRRPLVYHLHDILSQEHFSQTNLRVAVNLANHFASLVIANSQASQKAFVQAGGRAELTTIVYNGFEVKNYQTCESDAKQLRQQLGLEGKFVVGHFSRLAPWKGQHILISALAECPPEVTAILVGDALFGEQDYVKQLHQQVAALGLENRVKFLGFRSDIPQLMADCNLVAHTSTSPEPFGRVIVEAMLCGKPVVAAKAGGAIELVEHGINGFLVTPGEPQELAQVINNCLQEIETTATIASNAKTSASQRFDVTAINQQIAQLLLSKFNIDQ; encoded by the coding sequence ATGAAAATTCTATTTTTAGACCAAAGTGGTAAACCAGGCGGTGCAGAATTGTGTTTAATAGATATTGCTAAACCTTATTGCGATCGCTCTTTGGTAGGCTTATTTGCAGATGGCCCTTTTAGAACTTTACTACAACAGCATCAGATCCCTGTAGAAGTTTTCGCAACCCAACCAATTCAAGTTCGCAAACAAAGCAATTTAATACAAGCATTCTTGAGTTTAGGACAACTTGCACCTCTGCTTGCTAAAGTCGTACAAAGAGCTAGTGAACACGATTTAATCTACGCCAATACACAAAAAGCCTTAGTTATTGGTGCATTAGCTAGTTTTTTAACCCGTCGCCCCTTAGTGTATCATTTACATGATATTCTTTCCCAAGAACATTTCAGCCAAACTAATCTTCGAGTTGCTGTTAACCTAGCCAATCATTTTGCATCGTTAGTAATTGCCAATTCCCAAGCTAGTCAAAAAGCCTTTGTGCAAGCAGGAGGACGCGCAGAACTGACTACAATTGTCTATAACGGCTTTGAAGTGAAGAATTATCAAACTTGTGAGTCTGATGCCAAACAATTGCGGCAACAGTTAGGACTAGAAGGTAAATTTGTAGTTGGACATTTCAGCCGACTTGCACCTTGGAAAGGGCAGCATATTTTAATTTCTGCCCTTGCTGAATGTCCGCCAGAAGTAACAGCAATTTTAGTCGGTGATGCACTGTTTGGTGAACAAGATTATGTCAAACAATTACATCAACAAGTTGCTGCACTTGGACTAGAAAACCGTGTCAAATTTTTAGGATTTCGTTCAGATATTCCTCAGTTAATGGCAGATTGTAACTTAGTAGCACACACTTCCACTTCTCCAGAACCCTTTGGTAGAGTTATTGTTGAAGCGATGCTATGTGGAAAACCTGTGGTTGCAGCCAAAGCTGGCGGTGCAATAGAATTAGTAGAACACGGCATTAATGGTTTTCTTGTGACACCAGGAGAACCCCAAGAACTTGCACAAGTAATTAACAATTGTCTTCAAGAAATAGAGACAACTGCAACTATAGCCAGTAATGCCAAAACTAGCGCTAGTCAGCGTTTTGATGTGACAGCTATTAATCAACAAATCGCTCAATTGTTATTAAGCAAATTTAATATTGATCAATAA